Proteins encoded within one genomic window of Sphingomonas sp. KRR8:
- a CDS encoding GFA family protein, with product MSDETAESGKETQGGCLCGAVRVVARGEPTRVGLCHCLDCRKHGGSLFFAAAIFPEEAVTVTGETREYKRRYFCPTCGSSVFGRWGEEIDLHLGALDAPDQFTPTYELFTKRREAWLPGFGLEGFEGDRPEE from the coding sequence ATGAGCGACGAGACAGCGGAGAGCGGCAAGGAGACCCAAGGCGGGTGCCTGTGTGGAGCGGTGCGGGTCGTCGCCAGGGGTGAGCCGACGCGCGTAGGCCTGTGCCACTGCCTCGACTGCCGCAAGCACGGCGGCAGCCTGTTCTTCGCCGCCGCGATCTTTCCAGAGGAAGCGGTGACCGTCACCGGCGAAACGCGCGAGTACAAGCGCCGCTACTTCTGCCCCACCTGCGGCAGCAGCGTGTTCGGCCGCTGGGGCGAGGAAATCGACCTCCACCTCGGCGCCCTCGACGCCCCCGACCAGTTCACCCCCACCTACGAACTGTTCACGAAGCGGCGCGAGGCGTGGCTGCCGGGCTTCGGGCTGGAGGGGTTTGAGGGGGATAGGCCGGAGGAGTAG
- a CDS encoding HD domain-containing protein: MNDQPDRATFTAMQDGTAEDWAKISSHFFPYSKGLPDRVLTHLKLLDGDYGGFPVDRLQHSLQTATRAHQAGESERYVVMALLHDIGDTLGSYNHPDIAAAILKPFVDEELHWIVGQHGVFQGYYFFHHIGLDRDLREQFRGHPHFEATARFCELYDQAAFDPAFENAPLEFFEPMVQRVMERPLQSIYAKAMD; encoded by the coding sequence ATGAACGATCAGCCAGACCGCGCAACCTTCACTGCGATGCAGGACGGCACCGCGGAGGACTGGGCCAAGATCTCAAGCCACTTCTTTCCCTATTCGAAGGGCCTTCCCGACCGCGTCCTCACCCACCTCAAACTACTGGACGGTGATTATGGCGGGTTCCCGGTCGATCGCCTCCAGCATTCGCTCCAGACCGCCACTCGCGCACATCAGGCTGGCGAGAGCGAACGCTACGTCGTGATGGCGTTGCTGCACGACATCGGCGACACGCTCGGCTCCTACAATCACCCGGACATCGCCGCGGCCATCCTGAAGCCCTTCGTCGACGAGGAGCTTCACTGGATCGTTGGCCAGCATGGCGTGTTCCAGGGATATTACTTCTTCCATCACATCGGCCTCGACCGCGACCTGCGCGAGCAGTTCCGCGGGCACCCTCATTTCGAGGCCACCGCCCGATTTTGCGAGCTGTACGATCAGGCGGCGTTCGATCCGGCGTTCGAGAATGCGCCGCTGGAGTTCTTTGAGCCGATGGTCCAGCGCGTGATGGAGCGGCCGCTGCAAAGCATCTACGCCAAAGCGATGGACTGA
- a CDS encoding ribonucleotide-diphosphate reductase subunit beta: protein MSLLEARKQYKPFEYPWAFEFWKRQQQIHWMPEEVPLGEDCRDWAQKLSNHERNLLTQIFRFFTQADVEVQDCYHEKYGRVFKPTEIKMMLAAFSNMETVHIAAYSHLLDTIGMPESEYGMFLQYKEMKDKHDYLSTFGVDTDEEIAMTLAMFGGFTEGLQLFASFAMLMNFPRFNKMKGMGQIVSWSVRDESLHCEGIIKLFHTFVKERDCLTPAVKDSIIDTCQKTVRLEDAFIDLAFEMGPVEGMTPKAIKKYIRYIADWRLGQLGFAPIYMIDEHPLPWLAPLLNGVEHANFFETRATEYSKAATRGDWNTVWTNFDNRMKAKAGGTPEVANEGGDAGGLFEAAGVAAE from the coding sequence ATGTCCCTCCTCGAAGCCCGCAAGCAGTATAAGCCTTTCGAATACCCCTGGGCGTTCGAGTTCTGGAAGCGCCAGCAGCAGATCCACTGGATGCCGGAGGAAGTGCCGCTGGGCGAGGATTGCCGCGACTGGGCGCAGAAGCTGTCCAATCACGAGCGCAACCTGCTGACCCAGATCTTCCGCTTCTTCACCCAGGCCGACGTGGAGGTGCAGGACTGCTACCACGAGAAGTACGGTCGGGTGTTCAAGCCGACCGAGATCAAGATGATGCTGGCCGCCTTCTCCAACATGGAGACGGTGCACATCGCGGCCTACAGCCACCTGCTCGACACCATCGGCATGCCCGAGAGCGAATATGGCATGTTCCTTCAGTATAAGGAGATGAAGGACAAGCACGACTATCTCTCGACCTTCGGTGTCGACACCGATGAAGAGATTGCGATGACGCTGGCCATGTTCGGCGGCTTCACCGAGGGGCTGCAGCTGTTCGCGTCCTTCGCGATGCTGATGAACTTCCCGCGCTTCAACAAGATGAAGGGCATGGGCCAGATCGTCAGCTGGTCGGTCCGCGACGAGAGCCTCCACTGCGAGGGCATCATCAAGCTGTTCCACACCTTCGTGAAGGAGCGCGACTGCCTGACCCCCGCGGTCAAGGACTCGATCATCGACACCTGCCAGAAGACGGTCCGGCTGGAGGACGCCTTCATCGACCTGGCGTTCGAGATGGGCCCGGTCGAGGGCATGACGCCCAAGGCGATCAAGAAGTACATCCGCTACATCGCCGACTGGCGGCTGGGGCAGCTCGGCTTCGCGCCCATCTACATGATCGACGAGCACCCGCTGCCGTGGCTCGCGCCGCTGCTAAACGGGGTCGAGCACGCCAACTTCTTCGAAACCCGCGCGACCGAATATTCGAAGGCGGCGACGCGGGGCGACTGGAACACGGTCTGGACCAACTTCGACAACCGCATGAAGGCCAAGGCCGGCGGCACGCCCGAGGTCGCCAATGAGGGCGGCGACGCGGGTGGTCTGTTCGAGGCGGCCGGGGTGGCGGCGGAGTAG
- a CDS encoding EAL domain-containing protein has product MYEAPDRYKRMIAARLPDGESVAAASAEAERLASPLKDIQLISRGQLAPFFALANLLAALLFTAALWGTQMEKILLPWCLAVGAANIASMRWAQHQAVICVGRSGKAVPTWQLSGDVLARAALWLSLPLWIFSKLQPTDQLIAASIIAGVGVAGLGLVVVPVCASAWMTSFTFGLCAVLFFARGSIPFQQMLSIMFTLGVSIVGVLTVARWAFKQLKANAEFGSKSESASLLLQEYEQRGVGWLWQIDDENRVSYISSRMSALLGRPSNQLLGQPLTGLLGGHAELGKVLLDKRPFQNLEMELKTAHGQRWISMAGDPIINTAGRFEGFRGVGSDITDIRHTQERLTHLANVDVLSGLPNRGRVRQLLGEALRAATAGNVPCAIMFLDLDGFKPVNDTFGHPKGDAVLRMVAKRLCDQLKQDGTVGRLGGDEFAIVIPDAQSRKKVEQLAERIISSVAEPYIIDGVEIRIGVSVGCAFGPIDGATVDDLILKADLALYEAKDAGRGVARYFSRELQSEQDDRVRLESDIRHALEIRQFHLAFQPLVNAKTQKLVGFEALLRWNHPQRGFVPPNVFIPIAEECGLMGPLGEFVIEEACKAAASWPEPITVAVNISPKQIILPALPNMVSQALARYKLPGNRLELEVTEGVFLDDDSRTLAVLGRLRQLGVGIALDDFGTGYSSIGYLNKAVFHKLKIDGSFVREAGNKAGNVAIIQTIVQLAKSFRMSVTAEGVETAEDFERMRELGVDTIQGYLFGKPLSYDRANQMVLGLGAKRLAG; this is encoded by the coding sequence GTGTACGAAGCCCCTGATCGCTACAAGAGAATGATCGCTGCACGGCTGCCCGATGGCGAGTCGGTGGCGGCCGCTTCGGCCGAGGCGGAACGCCTCGCTTCGCCGCTCAAGGACATCCAGCTGATCTCGCGGGGGCAGCTTGCGCCGTTCTTCGCGCTGGCGAACCTGCTTGCCGCCCTGCTGTTCACGGCGGCGCTGTGGGGCACGCAGATGGAGAAGATCCTACTTCCCTGGTGCCTCGCGGTGGGCGCCGCCAACATCGCCTCCATGCGCTGGGCACAGCACCAGGCGGTGATCTGCGTTGGTCGTTCCGGCAAGGCTGTGCCGACCTGGCAGCTATCAGGCGACGTGCTCGCACGCGCGGCATTGTGGCTGTCGCTGCCGTTGTGGATCTTTTCCAAGCTCCAGCCGACCGACCAGCTGATCGCCGCTTCCATCATCGCCGGTGTCGGAGTCGCGGGCCTTGGGCTCGTCGTCGTTCCCGTCTGCGCCAGCGCGTGGATGACCAGCTTCACCTTTGGCCTTTGCGCCGTCCTGTTTTTCGCCCGTGGATCGATTCCCTTTCAGCAGATGCTGTCGATCATGTTCACGCTGGGCGTGTCGATCGTTGGCGTGCTGACCGTCGCCCGCTGGGCGTTCAAGCAGCTCAAGGCCAATGCGGAGTTCGGCTCCAAGAGTGAAAGCGCCTCGCTCCTGCTGCAGGAATATGAGCAACGCGGCGTGGGTTGGCTGTGGCAGATCGACGACGAGAATCGCGTTTCCTACATCTCCAGCCGAATGAGCGCGCTGCTTGGGCGCCCCTCGAACCAGCTGCTGGGGCAGCCGTTGACGGGCCTGCTTGGTGGCCATGCCGAACTTGGCAAGGTGCTACTGGACAAGCGTCCCTTCCAGAATCTCGAAATGGAGCTGAAGACCGCCCACGGCCAACGCTGGATCAGCATGGCCGGCGATCCAATCATCAACACCGCCGGCCGCTTCGAGGGTTTCCGTGGCGTCGGCAGCGACATCACGGACATCCGCCACACCCAGGAGCGGCTTACGCACCTAGCCAACGTCGACGTGCTGTCGGGCCTCCCCAATCGCGGCCGGGTCCGCCAGCTGCTTGGCGAGGCGCTTCGTGCTGCAACCGCCGGCAATGTGCCCTGCGCGATCATGTTCCTGGACCTGGACGGCTTCAAGCCGGTCAATGACACGTTCGGCCATCCCAAGGGCGACGCCGTGCTGCGCATGGTTGCCAAGCGGCTGTGCGATCAGCTCAAGCAGGATGGCACGGTGGGAAGGCTGGGCGGCGACGAATTCGCCATCGTCATCCCCGATGCGCAAAGCCGCAAGAAGGTCGAGCAGCTGGCCGAACGAATCATCTCGTCGGTGGCCGAGCCCTACATCATCGACGGGGTCGAGATCCGGATCGGCGTTTCCGTCGGATGCGCCTTCGGTCCCATCGACGGTGCCACGGTGGACGATCTGATCCTCAAGGCCGACCTGGCGCTGTACGAGGCCAAGGACGCCGGCCGCGGGGTCGCCCGTTATTTCAGCCGCGAACTGCAATCGGAGCAGGACGACCGCGTGCGGCTTGAATCCGACATCCGGCACGCCCTGGAAATCCGGCAGTTCCACCTCGCCTTCCAGCCGCTGGTCAACGCCAAGACGCAGAAGCTCGTGGGGTTCGAGGCGCTGCTGCGCTGGAACCACCCGCAACGCGGCTTCGTGCCACCCAACGTCTTCATTCCGATCGCCGAGGAATGCGGCCTGATGGGACCGCTTGGCGAGTTCGTGATCGAGGAAGCGTGCAAGGCCGCGGCGAGCTGGCCCGAGCCGATCACCGTCGCCGTCAACATCAGCCCCAAGCAGATCATCCTGCCCGCCCTGCCGAACATGGTGAGCCAGGCGCTGGCCCGCTACAAATTGCCCGGCAACCGGCTTGAGCTGGAAGTCACGGAGGGCGTGTTCCTGGACGACGACAGCCGCACGCTGGCGGTGCTCGGCCGCCTTCGCCAACTGGGCGTGGGCATCGCGCTTGACGACTTCGGCACGGGCTATTCGTCGATCGGCTATCTCAACAAGGCCGTGTTCCACAAATTGAAGATCGACGGCAGTTTCGTGCGCGAGGCGGGCAACAAGGCCGGCAACGTGGCGATCATCCAGACCATCGTGCAGCTGGCCAAGAGCTTCCGGATGTCGGTGACCGCCGAGGGCGTCGAGACGGCCGAGGACTTCGAGCGCATGCGCGAACTCGGCGTGGACACCATTCAGGGCTATCTGTTCGGCAAGCCGCTCTCCTACGACCGGGCCAACCAGATGGTACTCGGCCTCGGCGCCAAGCGGCTGGCCGGCTAG
- a CDS encoding DUF3800 domain-containing protein has translation MRLIYFDEVKYHPPKQMNHWIGALSIDSSAVPELEKQVNEIAKGFFGNSALSKETEFHAVDMIHGKAQFKGRELLERLSALQQLLAIANCEGVRRISIRVTPANMVAPARTASEKAFVFLVERAQLDLIKSGGQGILIGDLDAEYADQGVTNLSRYREKGTPYSFGMSIDRLIDSVYFIPSHHSRMIQLADAYAYALQLWHSPPEGDTYPKKTIRKFIAEHTQLSWANSRKDWPSNDSWAVTNFAA, from the coding sequence ATGAGGCTCATCTATTTTGATGAGGTCAAATACCATCCGCCCAAGCAGATGAATCATTGGATAGGCGCATTATCCATTGATTCGTCTGCCGTGCCAGAGCTCGAAAAGCAGGTGAATGAAATCGCCAAAGGCTTCTTCGGGAACTCTGCGCTGAGCAAAGAAACAGAGTTTCACGCCGTAGACATGATTCATGGCAAGGCGCAGTTTAAAGGCCGAGAACTTCTCGAGCGACTGAGCGCCCTCCAGCAACTTTTGGCGATCGCGAACTGCGAAGGAGTGCGCCGCATCAGTATCAGAGTCACGCCAGCGAACATGGTGGCACCCGCTCGGACGGCGTCGGAGAAAGCCTTCGTGTTTCTTGTAGAAAGGGCGCAACTCGACCTGATAAAGAGCGGAGGCCAAGGCATCCTGATCGGTGATCTTGACGCTGAGTACGCCGACCAAGGCGTGACGAATTTATCTCGCTATCGTGAGAAGGGAACGCCGTACTCCTTCGGAATGTCAATCGATAGATTGATTGACAGCGTCTACTTCATTCCTTCGCATCACAGTCGCATGATCCAGCTTGCAGACGCTTACGCTTATGCCCTTCAACTATGGCACAGCCCGCCGGAAGGCGACACCTATCCTAAGAAGACCATCCGAAAGTTCATAGCGGAGCACACTCAACTTTCGTGGGCCAACTCGCGTAAGGATTGGCCGTCAAATGACAGTTGGGCCGTCACCAACTTCGCGGCGTAG
- a CDS encoding ribonucleoside-diphosphate reductase subunit alpha, producing MDFSTGSNVSTDDVTASAAAGSSHSIAERRFPVTTDSSRDALLTEFGKETLKDRYLLPGESYQDLFARVAAAYADDAAHAQRIYDYISKLWFMPATPVLSNGGTGRGLPISCYLNSVSDSLEGIVNTWNENVWLASKGGGIGTYWGSVRGIGEPVGLNGKTSGIIPFVRVMDSLTLAISQGSLRRGSAACYLDVSHPEIEEFLEIRKPSGDFNRKALNLHHGVLITDEFMEAVRDGSEFTLRSPKDQSARATVDARSLFQKLVETRLATGEPYIIFIDAVNRAMPKHHRDLGLKVTTSNLCSEITLPTGRDHLGADRTAVCCLSSMNLETWDEWKGEKSFVEDVMRFLDNVLSDYIARAPDEMARAKYSAERERSVGLGVMGFHSFLQARNLPFEGAMAKSWNLKIFKHIRAQVDEASMMLAQERGPCPDAADMGVMERFSCKMAIAPTASISIICGGTSACIEPIPANVYTHKTLSGSFSIRNPYLERLLTEKAKNSDAVWNSILERGGSVQHLDFLSEEEKDTFKTSFEIDQRWLLELAADRTPYIDQATSLNLFIPADVDKWDLMMLHFRAWELGVKSLYYLRSKSVQRAGFAGGVEADNTSEAPKYELATTDYDECLACQ from the coding sequence ATGGATTTCTCGACCGGCAGCAACGTCAGCACCGATGATGTCACCGCCAGCGCGGCCGCGGGCTCGAGCCATTCGATCGCCGAACGGCGCTTCCCCGTCACCACCGATTCGAGTCGCGACGCGCTGCTGACCGAATTCGGCAAGGAAACGCTGAAGGACCGCTATCTGCTGCCCGGCGAGTCCTACCAGGACCTGTTCGCCCGCGTTGCCGCGGCCTACGCCGACGACGCAGCCCATGCGCAGCGCATCTACGACTACATCTCCAAGCTGTGGTTCATGCCGGCCACCCCGGTCCTGTCCAACGGCGGCACCGGCCGTGGTCTGCCGATCAGCTGTTATCTCAACTCGGTCAGCGACAGCCTCGAAGGCATCGTCAACACCTGGAACGAGAATGTCTGGCTCGCCTCCAAGGGCGGCGGCATCGGCACCTATTGGGGCAGTGTGCGCGGCATCGGCGAGCCGGTTGGCCTGAATGGGAAGACCAGCGGCATCATCCCGTTCGTGCGGGTGATGGATTCGCTGACCCTCGCCATCAGCCAGGGCTCGCTGCGGCGCGGCTCGGCTGCCTGCTACCTCGACGTTTCCCACCCGGAGATCGAGGAGTTCCTGGAGATCCGCAAGCCGAGCGGCGACTTCAACCGCAAGGCGCTGAACCTCCATCACGGCGTGCTGATCACCGACGAGTTCATGGAGGCCGTCCGCGACGGGTCCGAATTCACGCTGCGCAGCCCCAAGGACCAGTCGGCCCGCGCCACGGTGGACGCCCGCTCGCTGTTCCAGAAGCTGGTCGAAACCCGGCTTGCGACCGGCGAGCCCTACATCATCTTCATCGACGCGGTGAACCGGGCCATGCCCAAGCACCACCGCGACCTGGGGCTCAAGGTCACCACGTCCAACCTCTGCTCGGAAATCACGCTTCCGACCGGCCGTGACCACCTCGGCGCCGACCGCACGGCCGTCTGCTGCCTGTCGTCGATGAACCTCGAGACCTGGGACGAGTGGAAGGGCGAGAAGAGCTTCGTCGAGGACGTGATGCGCTTCCTCGACAACGTGCTCAGCGACTATATCGCCCGCGCGCCGGACGAGATGGCCCGCGCCAAGTATAGCGCGGAACGGGAGCGGTCGGTCGGGCTTGGGGTGATGGGCTTCCACTCCTTCCTGCAGGCGCGCAATCTGCCGTTCGAAGGGGCGATGGCGAAGAGCTGGAACCTCAAGATCTTCAAGCACATCCGCGCGCAGGTCGACGAGGCCTCGATGATGCTGGCGCAAGAGCGCGGGCCGTGCCCGGACGCCGCCGACATGGGCGTGATGGAGCGGTTCAGCTGCAAGATGGCGATCGCGCCGACCGCGTCGATCAGCATCATCTGCGGCGGCACCTCGGCCTGCATCGAGCCGATCCCGGCCAACGTCTACACCCACAAGACGCTGTCGGGCAGCTTCTCGATCCGCAATCCGTATCTGGAGCGGCTCCTGACCGAGAAGGCCAAGAACTCCGACGCGGTGTGGAACTCGATCCTCGAGCGTGGCGGCTCGGTCCAGCACCTCGACTTCCTCAGCGAGGAGGAAAAGGACACCTTCAAGACCAGCTTCGAGATCGACCAGCGCTGGCTGCTCGAACTCGCCGCCGACCGCACGCCCTACATCGACCAGGCCACCAGCCTGAACCTGTTCATCCCGGCCGACGTCGACAAGTGGGACCTGATGATGCTCCACTTCCGCGCGTGGGAGCTGGGCGTGAAGTCGCTCTACTACCTCCGCTCCAAGTCGGTGCAGCGGGCCGGTTTCGCTGGCGGGGTCGAAGCCGACAACACGTCGGAAGCGCCCAAGTACGAACTCGCCACCACCGATTATGACGAGTGCCTGGCGTGCCAGTAG
- a CDS encoding PepSY domain-containing protein: MRKWHRWLSVLVGVFILWIAVTGVLSHVGELANDAARDRAPRPVATVPAGFVCPETMTCRPKPAPGGWNVSFLHRLHSGEQFGPVGTAISIASGLALIFFAISGLWMYVQMFAVRGRKAHSRGGRFFW; the protein is encoded by the coding sequence ATGCGTAAGTGGCATCGCTGGCTGTCGGTTCTGGTCGGCGTCTTCATCCTGTGGATCGCGGTCACCGGCGTGCTGAGCCACGTTGGCGAGCTGGCGAACGACGCCGCGCGCGATCGGGCGCCGCGCCCGGTCGCCACGGTGCCCGCCGGCTTCGTCTGTCCGGAAACGATGACCTGCCGGCCCAAGCCGGCGCCGGGGGGCTGGAATGTCAGCTTCCTTCACCGCCTCCATTCGGGCGAGCAGTTCGGCCCCGTCGGAACAGCCATCTCGATCGCGTCGGGCCTGGCGCTGATCTTCTTCGCCATCAGCGGGTTGTGGATGTACGTCCAGATGTTCGCGGTCCGTGGACGCAAGGCACACAGCCGCGGCGGAAGGTTCTTCTGGTGA
- a CDS encoding FG-GAP-like repeat-containing protein, giving the protein MVDIPADASTTASITVGGTISDTLEVAGDHDWFRLNLTAGQAVTVNLNGLTLNDTYLRIYDSSGTMVYENDDASSFTTDSKISFAASYTGSYYIDVGSWQDRTAGTYQLSVSNYVAPPAATLQQVADELKTGYWGPNDAHHFNVTTGGTITVNLTALTAEGQTLARAALATWTDVIGINFREVATGGQITFDDTDPGAATSGSWSNGITTSAHVNVGTDWLTNYGTSLTSYSFQTYIHEIGHALGLGHAGDYNGDGRYPYDTSFANDGWPMTVMSYFDQRQSTYFANLGFTRNYVATPMMADVLAATQMYGASTTTRVGDTVYGPSWTTTMGTICLFDSAGNDTIDVSAFAGSQTVDLRPATFSNVLGEVGNISIAPGVTIENAITGSGNDTITGNDVANILSGGLGRDTLTGGAGNDIFKDTIAGHNTDTITDFTAGDVLLFTDASASSFTYSLTGRTLTFSGGSLTFGTSLTGTLVASVAASGGVQLTLASATAPLTKPVANDFNGDGKSDVLFGQVSGAITDWLGQTGGTFTSNHQVASYILPAGWHVAASGDFNGDARADLLLRNDNGSVTEWLGQANGGFSWNSTATYALASSWHVAGTGDFNGDGRADVLLRSDTGQITNWLGQADGTFLSNHQTASYVLPAGWTTSAIGDFNGDGRSDLLLRNTDGMVTEWLGQANGGFSWNSAATYALATGWVVEGAGDVSGDGRADLVLRNSATGTVTDWLGQADGTFVSNHLVATAALDAAWKVAQIGDYNGDGRADLLLRNDNGQVAEWLGQANGAFTLNQNAIYSLDSGWTVQPGLHTIF; this is encoded by the coding sequence GTGGTTGATATCCCAGCCGACGCCAGCACCACGGCGTCCATTACCGTCGGTGGCACCATTTCGGATACGCTCGAGGTGGCCGGCGATCACGACTGGTTCCGCCTGAACCTGACCGCCGGTCAGGCGGTCACCGTCAACCTGAACGGACTGACGCTCAACGACACCTATCTCCGGATCTACGATTCGAGCGGGACGATGGTGTATGAGAATGACGACGCCTCGTCATTCACCACCGATTCCAAGATCTCTTTCGCGGCCAGCTACACCGGATCCTATTACATCGACGTCGGATCGTGGCAGGACCGGACCGCCGGCACCTACCAGCTGAGCGTCTCCAACTATGTCGCGCCGCCGGCCGCCACGCTCCAGCAGGTCGCCGACGAGCTCAAGACCGGCTATTGGGGACCGAACGACGCCCACCATTTCAACGTCACCACCGGCGGGACGATCACCGTCAACCTGACGGCGCTGACGGCGGAAGGGCAGACGCTGGCGCGGGCCGCGCTGGCGACCTGGACCGACGTCATCGGGATCAACTTCCGCGAGGTCGCGACCGGCGGCCAGATCACCTTCGACGACACCGATCCGGGCGCGGCAACCAGCGGCAGCTGGTCGAACGGGATCACCACCTCGGCGCACGTCAACGTCGGGACGGACTGGCTGACCAACTATGGCACCAGCCTGACCAGCTACTCCTTCCAGACCTACATCCACGAGATCGGGCACGCGCTCGGCCTCGGTCACGCCGGCGATTACAACGGCGACGGCCGCTACCCGTACGACACCAGCTTCGCGAATGACGGCTGGCCGATGACGGTCATGTCCTATTTCGACCAGCGCCAGAGCACCTACTTCGCCAACCTGGGCTTCACGCGGAATTATGTGGCGACGCCGATGATGGCGGACGTGCTGGCCGCGACGCAGATGTATGGCGCGTCCACCACCACGCGGGTTGGCGACACGGTCTATGGTCCGTCGTGGACGACCACCATGGGCACCATCTGCCTGTTCGATAGCGCCGGCAACGACACCATCGACGTGTCCGCCTTCGCCGGCAGTCAGACGGTCGACCTGCGCCCGGCGACCTTCTCCAACGTGCTTGGCGAAGTCGGCAACATCAGCATCGCGCCCGGCGTGACGATCGAGAACGCCATCACCGGCTCGGGCAATGACACCATCACCGGCAACGACGTCGCGAACATCCTGTCGGGCGGCCTTGGCCGGGACACGCTGACCGGTGGTGCCGGTAACGACATCTTCAAGGACACCATTGCCGGTCATAACACCGACACCATCACCGACTTCACAGCTGGCGACGTGCTGCTGTTCACCGATGCGAGCGCGAGCAGCTTCACTTACTCGCTGACCGGCCGGACGCTGACCTTCAGCGGCGGCTCGCTCACCTTCGGGACGAGCCTGACCGGAACGCTGGTGGCCTCGGTCGCGGCGAGTGGGGGCGTGCAGCTGACGCTGGCCTCGGCTACGGCGCCGCTCACCAAGCCGGTTGCGAACGATTTCAATGGCGACGGCAAGAGCGACGTCCTGTTCGGACAGGTAAGCGGGGCCATCACCGACTGGCTGGGCCAGACCGGCGGCACCTTCACCAGCAACCATCAGGTCGCCAGCTACATCCTGCCGGCGGGCTGGCATGTCGCGGCCAGCGGCGACTTCAACGGTGACGCGCGCGCCGACCTGCTGCTGCGCAATGACAATGGCTCGGTCACCGAGTGGCTGGGCCAGGCCAACGGCGGATTCAGCTGGAATTCGACGGCAACCTATGCGCTGGCATCCTCGTGGCATGTCGCCGGAACGGGCGACTTCAACGGGGACGGCCGCGCCGACGTCCTGCTGCGCAGCGACACTGGCCAGATCACCAACTGGCTCGGCCAGGCTGACGGGACGTTTCTCTCCAACCACCAGACGGCGAGCTATGTCCTGCCGGCGGGCTGGACGACGTCGGCCATCGGCGACTTCAATGGCGACGGCCGCTCGGACCTGCTGCTCCGCAATACGGACGGCATGGTGACCGAGTGGCTTGGCCAGGCCAATGGCGGGTTCAGCTGGAATTCGGCGGCGACTTATGCGCTGGCGACCGGCTGGGTGGTCGAGGGCGCCGGGGATGTAAGCGGGGACGGCCGCGCCGACCTCGTCCTGCGCAACTCGGCGACTGGCACGGTGACCGACTGGCTGGGCCAGGCGGACGGCACCTTTGTCAGCAACCATCTGGTCGCGACCGCAGCGCTCGACGCGGCGTGGAAGGTGGCGCAGATCGGCGATTACAACGGAGATGGCCGGGCCGACCTGCTCTTGCGCAACGACAATGGCCAGGTCGCCGAGTGGCTTGGGCAGGCCAATGGGGCTTTCACGTTAAATCAGAACGCGATCTATAGCCTCGACAGCGGCTGGACCGTTCAGCCCGGCCTGCACACGATCTTCTAA